One window from the genome of Dermochelys coriacea isolate rDerCor1 chromosome 19, rDerCor1.pri.v4, whole genome shotgun sequence encodes:
- the RPS6KA1 gene encoding ribosomal protein S6 kinase alpha-1 isoform X3 → MLRLLFRTKPRIQEAKSDISWIEEDVVDSADKDEGIVKEINITHHVKEGSEKADPSQFELLKVLGQGSFGKVFLVRKITPPDNGQLYAMKVLKKATLKVRDRVRTKMERDILADVNHPFVVKLHYAFQTEGKLYLILDFLRGGDLFTRLSKEVMFTEEDVKFYLAELALGLDHLHSLGILYRDLKPENILLDEEGHIKLTDFGLSKEAIDHEKKAYSFCGTVEYMAPEVVNRQGHTHSADWWSYGVLMFEMLTGSLPFQGKDRKETMTFILKAKLGMPQFLSSEAQSLLRALFKRNPANRLGSGTDGAEEIKRHPFYSTIDWNKLYRREIKPPFKPAVARPDDTFYFDTEFTSRTPKDSPGIPPSAGAHQLFRGFSFVATGLMEDGMVKPTQAPLHSVVQQLHGKSLQFNEGYVVRETIGVGSYSVCKRCIHKSTNMEYAVKIIDKSKRDPSEEMEILLRYGQHPNIITLKDVYDDGKHVFLVTELMRGGELLDRILRQKCFSEREASSVLHTICKTVEYLHSQGVVHRDLKPSNILYVDESGNPESIRICDFGFAKQLRAENGLLMTPCYTANFVAPEVLKRQGYDEGCDIWSLGILLYTMLAGYTPFANGPSDTPEDILSRIGGGKFTLKGGNWDTVSEAAKGLVTKMLHIDPHQRLTAKQVLQHPWITQKDRLPQSQLSHQDVQLVKGAMVATYSALNRSKPSPQLKPIESSILAQRRVKKLPSTSL, encoded by the exons ATGCTGAGGCTGCTCTTTCGCACCAAACCAAGGATCCAGGAG GCGAAATCGGACATATCTTGGATAGAGGAAGACGTTGTAGACTCAGCAGATAAG GATGAAGGTATCGTGAAAGAAATTAACATCACACACCATGTGAAGGAGGGCTCTGAGAAGGCTGATCCTTCGCAGTTTGAACTTCTCAAAGTTCTGGGCCAAGGCTCTTTTGGCAAA GTCTTTTTAGTAAGAAAAATCACCCCACCTGACAATGGCCAACTCTATGCCATGAAGGTACTGAAGAAAGCAACCTTGAAAG TGCGTGATCGCGTAAGGACAAAAATGGAAAGGGACATCTTAGCTGATGTGAACCATCCCTTTGTGGTGAAACTGCACTATG CATTCCAGACAGAGGGCAAACTCTATCTCATCTTGGATTTCTTGAGAGGAGGAGATCTTTTCACTCGGCTTTCCAAAGAG GTAATGTTCACTGAGGAAGATGTGAAGTTCTACCTAGCTGAGCTGGCTTTGGGGCTTGATCATTTACACAGCCTGGGAATCCTATACCGAGACCTCAAACCAGAGAA CATCCTCTTGGATGAAGAAGGACACATCAAACTCACAG ATTTTGGTTTGAGTAAAGAAGCCATTGATCATGAGAAGAAAGCATATTCCTTCTGTGGGACAGTGGAATatatggcaccagaagttgtgaATCGTCAGGGCCACACCCACAGCGCTGACTGGTGGTCATATGGTGTATTAATG TTTGAGATGCTCACTGGCTCCCTGCCATTCCAGGGAAAAGACCGTAAGGAGACAATGACCTTCATTCTCAA AGCAAAGCTGGGCATGCCTCAGTTCCTGAGCTCCGAAGCACAGAGTCTCCTGCGAGCCCTTTTCAAAAGAAATCCAGCCAACAGATTAG GTTCTGGTACAGATGGGGCAGAAGAGATAAAGCGTCACCCTTTCTACTCCACCATTGACTGGAAT AAGCTATATCGCAGGGAGATCAAACCACCTTTCAAACCTGCAGTGGCACGACCAGATGACACCTTTTATTTTGACACAGAGTTCACCTCTCGTACGCCGAAAG ACTCCCCTGGAATTCCCCCGAGTGCGGGGGCCCATCAGCTCTTCCGAGGGTTCAGTTTTGTGGCAACTGGATTGATGGAGGATGGCATGGTCAAACCTACCCAGGCACCTCTGCATTCTGTGGTACAG CAGCTGCATGGCAAGAGTCTCCAGTTTAATGAAGGCTACGTAGTGAGGGAGACAATCGGTGTGGGCTCCTATTCAGTGTGTAAACGCTGCATTCATAAATCCACCAACATGGAATATGCCGTCAAG ATCATTGATAAGAGTAAACGAGACCCTTCTGAGGAAATGGAGATCCTCCTGCGGTACGGGCAGCATCCAAACATCATCACACTGAAAGAT GTGTATGATGATGGGAAGCATGTTTTCCTGGTGACTGAGCTGATGAGAGGAGGGGAGCTGCTGGACAGGATCCTCAGACAGAAGTGTTTCTCTGAGCGGGAGGCCAGTTCTGTGCTGCACACGATCTGTAAAACTGTAGAGTATCTGCATTCTCAAGGG GTAGTTCATCGAGACTTGAAACCCAGCAACATTCTCTACGTGGATGAGTCTGGAAACCCAGAGAGCATTCGCATTTGTGACTTTGGCTTTGCCAAGCAGCTGAGAGCTGAGAATGGCCTTCTCATGACCCCTTGCTACACTGCAAACTTCGTGGCCCCTGAG GTACTAAAACGTCAAGGCTACGATGAGGGATGTGACATCTGGAGTTTAGGGATACTCCTCTATACGATGCTGGCAGG ataCACTCCTTTTGCAAATGGGCCCAGTGACACCCCAGAGGACATCTTGAGCCGAATAGGCGGGGGGAAGTTCACTCTCAAAGGAGGAAATTGGGACACGGTTTCTGAGGCAGCCAAG GGTCTGGTTACAAAGATGCTCCATATTGATCCTCATCAGCGCCTGACAGCCAAACAAGTTCTGCAGCATCCCTGGATAACACAGAAGGATAGGTTACCCCAGAGCCAGCTGAGTCACCAGGATGTACAGCTTGTAAAG GGAGCCATGGTTGCAACATACTCTGCATTAAATCGCTCCAAGCCAAGCCCCCAGCTGAAGCCCATTGAGTCATCCATTCTGGCACAGAGGCGGGTGAAGAAGCTCCCCTCCACCTCACTGTAG
- the RPS6KA1 gene encoding ribosomal protein S6 kinase alpha-1 isoform X2, with protein sequence MERDPKLPRICAFLTLWLHRKHRAKSCSLQLPAPGHLSGSDEGIVKEINITHHVKEGSEKADPSQFELLKVLGQGSFGKVFLVRKITPPDNGQLYAMKVLKKATLKVRDRVRTKMERDILADVNHPFVVKLHYAFQTEGKLYLILDFLRGGDLFTRLSKEVMFTEEDVKFYLAELALGLDHLHSLGILYRDLKPENILLDEEGHIKLTDFGLSKEAIDHEKKAYSFCGTVEYMAPEVVNRQGHTHSADWWSYGVLMFEMLTGSLPFQGKDRKETMTFILKAKLGMPQFLSSEAQSLLRALFKRNPANRLGSGTDGAEEIKRHPFYSTIDWNKLYRREIKPPFKPAVARPDDTFYFDTEFTSRTPKDSPGIPPSAGAHQLFRGFSFVATGLMEDGMVKPTQAPLHSVVQQLHGKSLQFNEGYVVRETIGVGSYSVCKRCIHKSTNMEYAVKIIDKSKRDPSEEMEILLRYGQHPNIITLKDVYDDGKHVFLVTELMRGGELLDRILRQKCFSEREASSVLHTICKTVEYLHSQGVVHRDLKPSNILYVDESGNPESIRICDFGFAKQLRAENGLLMTPCYTANFVAPEVLKRQGYDEGCDIWSLGILLYTMLAGYTPFANGPSDTPEDILSRIGGGKFTLKGGNWDTVSEAAKGLVTKMLHIDPHQRLTAKQVLQHPWITQKDRLPQSQLSHQDVQLVKGAMVATYSALNRSKPSPQLKPIESSILAQRRVKKLPSTSL encoded by the exons ATGGAGAGGGACCCCAAGCTTCCTCGCATCTGTGCCTTTCTTACACTGTGGCTGCACAGGAAACACCGAGCAAAATCCTGCAGCCTGCAACTGCCTGCCCCAGGCCATCTCTCCGGCTCG GATGAAGGTATCGTGAAAGAAATTAACATCACACACCATGTGAAGGAGGGCTCTGAGAAGGCTGATCCTTCGCAGTTTGAACTTCTCAAAGTTCTGGGCCAAGGCTCTTTTGGCAAA GTCTTTTTAGTAAGAAAAATCACCCCACCTGACAATGGCCAACTCTATGCCATGAAGGTACTGAAGAAAGCAACCTTGAAAG TGCGTGATCGCGTAAGGACAAAAATGGAAAGGGACATCTTAGCTGATGTGAACCATCCCTTTGTGGTGAAACTGCACTATG CATTCCAGACAGAGGGCAAACTCTATCTCATCTTGGATTTCTTGAGAGGAGGAGATCTTTTCACTCGGCTTTCCAAAGAG GTAATGTTCACTGAGGAAGATGTGAAGTTCTACCTAGCTGAGCTGGCTTTGGGGCTTGATCATTTACACAGCCTGGGAATCCTATACCGAGACCTCAAACCAGAGAA CATCCTCTTGGATGAAGAAGGACACATCAAACTCACAG ATTTTGGTTTGAGTAAAGAAGCCATTGATCATGAGAAGAAAGCATATTCCTTCTGTGGGACAGTGGAATatatggcaccagaagttgtgaATCGTCAGGGCCACACCCACAGCGCTGACTGGTGGTCATATGGTGTATTAATG TTTGAGATGCTCACTGGCTCCCTGCCATTCCAGGGAAAAGACCGTAAGGAGACAATGACCTTCATTCTCAA AGCAAAGCTGGGCATGCCTCAGTTCCTGAGCTCCGAAGCACAGAGTCTCCTGCGAGCCCTTTTCAAAAGAAATCCAGCCAACAGATTAG GTTCTGGTACAGATGGGGCAGAAGAGATAAAGCGTCACCCTTTCTACTCCACCATTGACTGGAAT AAGCTATATCGCAGGGAGATCAAACCACCTTTCAAACCTGCAGTGGCACGACCAGATGACACCTTTTATTTTGACACAGAGTTCACCTCTCGTACGCCGAAAG ACTCCCCTGGAATTCCCCCGAGTGCGGGGGCCCATCAGCTCTTCCGAGGGTTCAGTTTTGTGGCAACTGGATTGATGGAGGATGGCATGGTCAAACCTACCCAGGCACCTCTGCATTCTGTGGTACAG CAGCTGCATGGCAAGAGTCTCCAGTTTAATGAAGGCTACGTAGTGAGGGAGACAATCGGTGTGGGCTCCTATTCAGTGTGTAAACGCTGCATTCATAAATCCACCAACATGGAATATGCCGTCAAG ATCATTGATAAGAGTAAACGAGACCCTTCTGAGGAAATGGAGATCCTCCTGCGGTACGGGCAGCATCCAAACATCATCACACTGAAAGAT GTGTATGATGATGGGAAGCATGTTTTCCTGGTGACTGAGCTGATGAGAGGAGGGGAGCTGCTGGACAGGATCCTCAGACAGAAGTGTTTCTCTGAGCGGGAGGCCAGTTCTGTGCTGCACACGATCTGTAAAACTGTAGAGTATCTGCATTCTCAAGGG GTAGTTCATCGAGACTTGAAACCCAGCAACATTCTCTACGTGGATGAGTCTGGAAACCCAGAGAGCATTCGCATTTGTGACTTTGGCTTTGCCAAGCAGCTGAGAGCTGAGAATGGCCTTCTCATGACCCCTTGCTACACTGCAAACTTCGTGGCCCCTGAG GTACTAAAACGTCAAGGCTACGATGAGGGATGTGACATCTGGAGTTTAGGGATACTCCTCTATACGATGCTGGCAGG ataCACTCCTTTTGCAAATGGGCCCAGTGACACCCCAGAGGACATCTTGAGCCGAATAGGCGGGGGGAAGTTCACTCTCAAAGGAGGAAATTGGGACACGGTTTCTGAGGCAGCCAAG GGTCTGGTTACAAAGATGCTCCATATTGATCCTCATCAGCGCCTGACAGCCAAACAAGTTCTGCAGCATCCCTGGATAACACAGAAGGATAGGTTACCCCAGAGCCAGCTGAGTCACCAGGATGTACAGCTTGTAAAG GGAGCCATGGTTGCAACATACTCTGCATTAAATCGCTCCAAGCCAAGCCCCCAGCTGAAGCCCATTGAGTCATCCATTCTGGCACAGAGGCGGGTGAAGAAGCTCCCCTCCACCTCACTGTAG
- the RPS6KA1 gene encoding ribosomal protein S6 kinase alpha-1 isoform X1: MPLAQLGDPWPNMELVQLDTENGQVAPEEGGRHPSKAKSDISWIEEDVVDSADKDEGIVKEINITHHVKEGSEKADPSQFELLKVLGQGSFGKVFLVRKITPPDNGQLYAMKVLKKATLKVRDRVRTKMERDILADVNHPFVVKLHYAFQTEGKLYLILDFLRGGDLFTRLSKEVMFTEEDVKFYLAELALGLDHLHSLGILYRDLKPENILLDEEGHIKLTDFGLSKEAIDHEKKAYSFCGTVEYMAPEVVNRQGHTHSADWWSYGVLMFEMLTGSLPFQGKDRKETMTFILKAKLGMPQFLSSEAQSLLRALFKRNPANRLGSGTDGAEEIKRHPFYSTIDWNKLYRREIKPPFKPAVARPDDTFYFDTEFTSRTPKDSPGIPPSAGAHQLFRGFSFVATGLMEDGMVKPTQAPLHSVVQQLHGKSLQFNEGYVVRETIGVGSYSVCKRCIHKSTNMEYAVKIIDKSKRDPSEEMEILLRYGQHPNIITLKDVYDDGKHVFLVTELMRGGELLDRILRQKCFSEREASSVLHTICKTVEYLHSQGVVHRDLKPSNILYVDESGNPESIRICDFGFAKQLRAENGLLMTPCYTANFVAPEVLKRQGYDEGCDIWSLGILLYTMLAGYTPFANGPSDTPEDILSRIGGGKFTLKGGNWDTVSEAAKGLVTKMLHIDPHQRLTAKQVLQHPWITQKDRLPQSQLSHQDVQLVKGAMVATYSALNRSKPSPQLKPIESSILAQRRVKKLPSTSL; this comes from the exons GCGAAATCGGACATATCTTGGATAGAGGAAGACGTTGTAGACTCAGCAGATAAG GATGAAGGTATCGTGAAAGAAATTAACATCACACACCATGTGAAGGAGGGCTCTGAGAAGGCTGATCCTTCGCAGTTTGAACTTCTCAAAGTTCTGGGCCAAGGCTCTTTTGGCAAA GTCTTTTTAGTAAGAAAAATCACCCCACCTGACAATGGCCAACTCTATGCCATGAAGGTACTGAAGAAAGCAACCTTGAAAG TGCGTGATCGCGTAAGGACAAAAATGGAAAGGGACATCTTAGCTGATGTGAACCATCCCTTTGTGGTGAAACTGCACTATG CATTCCAGACAGAGGGCAAACTCTATCTCATCTTGGATTTCTTGAGAGGAGGAGATCTTTTCACTCGGCTTTCCAAAGAG GTAATGTTCACTGAGGAAGATGTGAAGTTCTACCTAGCTGAGCTGGCTTTGGGGCTTGATCATTTACACAGCCTGGGAATCCTATACCGAGACCTCAAACCAGAGAA CATCCTCTTGGATGAAGAAGGACACATCAAACTCACAG ATTTTGGTTTGAGTAAAGAAGCCATTGATCATGAGAAGAAAGCATATTCCTTCTGTGGGACAGTGGAATatatggcaccagaagttgtgaATCGTCAGGGCCACACCCACAGCGCTGACTGGTGGTCATATGGTGTATTAATG TTTGAGATGCTCACTGGCTCCCTGCCATTCCAGGGAAAAGACCGTAAGGAGACAATGACCTTCATTCTCAA AGCAAAGCTGGGCATGCCTCAGTTCCTGAGCTCCGAAGCACAGAGTCTCCTGCGAGCCCTTTTCAAAAGAAATCCAGCCAACAGATTAG GTTCTGGTACAGATGGGGCAGAAGAGATAAAGCGTCACCCTTTCTACTCCACCATTGACTGGAAT AAGCTATATCGCAGGGAGATCAAACCACCTTTCAAACCTGCAGTGGCACGACCAGATGACACCTTTTATTTTGACACAGAGTTCACCTCTCGTACGCCGAAAG ACTCCCCTGGAATTCCCCCGAGTGCGGGGGCCCATCAGCTCTTCCGAGGGTTCAGTTTTGTGGCAACTGGATTGATGGAGGATGGCATGGTCAAACCTACCCAGGCACCTCTGCATTCTGTGGTACAG CAGCTGCATGGCAAGAGTCTCCAGTTTAATGAAGGCTACGTAGTGAGGGAGACAATCGGTGTGGGCTCCTATTCAGTGTGTAAACGCTGCATTCATAAATCCACCAACATGGAATATGCCGTCAAG ATCATTGATAAGAGTAAACGAGACCCTTCTGAGGAAATGGAGATCCTCCTGCGGTACGGGCAGCATCCAAACATCATCACACTGAAAGAT GTGTATGATGATGGGAAGCATGTTTTCCTGGTGACTGAGCTGATGAGAGGAGGGGAGCTGCTGGACAGGATCCTCAGACAGAAGTGTTTCTCTGAGCGGGAGGCCAGTTCTGTGCTGCACACGATCTGTAAAACTGTAGAGTATCTGCATTCTCAAGGG GTAGTTCATCGAGACTTGAAACCCAGCAACATTCTCTACGTGGATGAGTCTGGAAACCCAGAGAGCATTCGCATTTGTGACTTTGGCTTTGCCAAGCAGCTGAGAGCTGAGAATGGCCTTCTCATGACCCCTTGCTACACTGCAAACTTCGTGGCCCCTGAG GTACTAAAACGTCAAGGCTACGATGAGGGATGTGACATCTGGAGTTTAGGGATACTCCTCTATACGATGCTGGCAGG ataCACTCCTTTTGCAAATGGGCCCAGTGACACCCCAGAGGACATCTTGAGCCGAATAGGCGGGGGGAAGTTCACTCTCAAAGGAGGAAATTGGGACACGGTTTCTGAGGCAGCCAAG GGTCTGGTTACAAAGATGCTCCATATTGATCCTCATCAGCGCCTGACAGCCAAACAAGTTCTGCAGCATCCCTGGATAACACAGAAGGATAGGTTACCCCAGAGCCAGCTGAGTCACCAGGATGTACAGCTTGTAAAG GGAGCCATGGTTGCAACATACTCTGCATTAAATCGCTCCAAGCCAAGCCCCCAGCTGAAGCCCATTGAGTCATCCATTCTGGCACAGAGGCGGGTGAAGAAGCTCCCCTCCACCTCACTGTAG
- the RPS6KA1 gene encoding ribosomal protein S6 kinase alpha-1 isoform X5, giving the protein MKVLKKATLKVRDRVRTKMERDILADVNHPFVVKLHYAFQTEGKLYLILDFLRGGDLFTRLSKEVMFTEEDVKFYLAELALGLDHLHSLGILYRDLKPENILLDEEGHIKLTDFGLSKEAIDHEKKAYSFCGTVEYMAPEVVNRQGHTHSADWWSYGVLMFEMLTGSLPFQGKDRKETMTFILKAKLGMPQFLSSEAQSLLRALFKRNPANRLGSGTDGAEEIKRHPFYSTIDWNKLYRREIKPPFKPAVARPDDTFYFDTEFTSRTPKDSPGIPPSAGAHQLFRGFSFVATGLMEDGMVKPTQAPLHSVVQQLHGKSLQFNEGYVVRETIGVGSYSVCKRCIHKSTNMEYAVKIIDKSKRDPSEEMEILLRYGQHPNIITLKDVYDDGKHVFLVTELMRGGELLDRILRQKCFSEREASSVLHTICKTVEYLHSQGVVHRDLKPSNILYVDESGNPESIRICDFGFAKQLRAENGLLMTPCYTANFVAPEVLKRQGYDEGCDIWSLGILLYTMLAGYTPFANGPSDTPEDILSRIGGGKFTLKGGNWDTVSEAAKGLVTKMLHIDPHQRLTAKQVLQHPWITQKDRLPQSQLSHQDVQLVKGAMVATYSALNRSKPSPQLKPIESSILAQRRVKKLPSTSL; this is encoded by the exons ATGAAGGTACTGAAGAAAGCAACCTTGAAAG TGCGTGATCGCGTAAGGACAAAAATGGAAAGGGACATCTTAGCTGATGTGAACCATCCCTTTGTGGTGAAACTGCACTATG CATTCCAGACAGAGGGCAAACTCTATCTCATCTTGGATTTCTTGAGAGGAGGAGATCTTTTCACTCGGCTTTCCAAAGAG GTAATGTTCACTGAGGAAGATGTGAAGTTCTACCTAGCTGAGCTGGCTTTGGGGCTTGATCATTTACACAGCCTGGGAATCCTATACCGAGACCTCAAACCAGAGAA CATCCTCTTGGATGAAGAAGGACACATCAAACTCACAG ATTTTGGTTTGAGTAAAGAAGCCATTGATCATGAGAAGAAAGCATATTCCTTCTGTGGGACAGTGGAATatatggcaccagaagttgtgaATCGTCAGGGCCACACCCACAGCGCTGACTGGTGGTCATATGGTGTATTAATG TTTGAGATGCTCACTGGCTCCCTGCCATTCCAGGGAAAAGACCGTAAGGAGACAATGACCTTCATTCTCAA AGCAAAGCTGGGCATGCCTCAGTTCCTGAGCTCCGAAGCACAGAGTCTCCTGCGAGCCCTTTTCAAAAGAAATCCAGCCAACAGATTAG GTTCTGGTACAGATGGGGCAGAAGAGATAAAGCGTCACCCTTTCTACTCCACCATTGACTGGAAT AAGCTATATCGCAGGGAGATCAAACCACCTTTCAAACCTGCAGTGGCACGACCAGATGACACCTTTTATTTTGACACAGAGTTCACCTCTCGTACGCCGAAAG ACTCCCCTGGAATTCCCCCGAGTGCGGGGGCCCATCAGCTCTTCCGAGGGTTCAGTTTTGTGGCAACTGGATTGATGGAGGATGGCATGGTCAAACCTACCCAGGCACCTCTGCATTCTGTGGTACAG CAGCTGCATGGCAAGAGTCTCCAGTTTAATGAAGGCTACGTAGTGAGGGAGACAATCGGTGTGGGCTCCTATTCAGTGTGTAAACGCTGCATTCATAAATCCACCAACATGGAATATGCCGTCAAG ATCATTGATAAGAGTAAACGAGACCCTTCTGAGGAAATGGAGATCCTCCTGCGGTACGGGCAGCATCCAAACATCATCACACTGAAAGAT GTGTATGATGATGGGAAGCATGTTTTCCTGGTGACTGAGCTGATGAGAGGAGGGGAGCTGCTGGACAGGATCCTCAGACAGAAGTGTTTCTCTGAGCGGGAGGCCAGTTCTGTGCTGCACACGATCTGTAAAACTGTAGAGTATCTGCATTCTCAAGGG GTAGTTCATCGAGACTTGAAACCCAGCAACATTCTCTACGTGGATGAGTCTGGAAACCCAGAGAGCATTCGCATTTGTGACTTTGGCTTTGCCAAGCAGCTGAGAGCTGAGAATGGCCTTCTCATGACCCCTTGCTACACTGCAAACTTCGTGGCCCCTGAG GTACTAAAACGTCAAGGCTACGATGAGGGATGTGACATCTGGAGTTTAGGGATACTCCTCTATACGATGCTGGCAGG ataCACTCCTTTTGCAAATGGGCCCAGTGACACCCCAGAGGACATCTTGAGCCGAATAGGCGGGGGGAAGTTCACTCTCAAAGGAGGAAATTGGGACACGGTTTCTGAGGCAGCCAAG GGTCTGGTTACAAAGATGCTCCATATTGATCCTCATCAGCGCCTGACAGCCAAACAAGTTCTGCAGCATCCCTGGATAACACAGAAGGATAGGTTACCCCAGAGCCAGCTGAGTCACCAGGATGTACAGCTTGTAAAG GGAGCCATGGTTGCAACATACTCTGCATTAAATCGCTCCAAGCCAAGCCCCCAGCTGAAGCCCATTGAGTCATCCATTCTGGCACAGAGGCGGGTGAAGAAGCTCCCCTCCACCTCACTGTAG
- the RPS6KA1 gene encoding ribosomal protein S6 kinase alpha-1 isoform X4 has protein sequence MWVGLTVAAICGCSLLGLPSFLSCRDEGIVKEINITHHVKEGSEKADPSQFELLKVLGQGSFGKVFLVRKITPPDNGQLYAMKVLKKATLKVRDRVRTKMERDILADVNHPFVVKLHYAFQTEGKLYLILDFLRGGDLFTRLSKEVMFTEEDVKFYLAELALGLDHLHSLGILYRDLKPENILLDEEGHIKLTDFGLSKEAIDHEKKAYSFCGTVEYMAPEVVNRQGHTHSADWWSYGVLMFEMLTGSLPFQGKDRKETMTFILKAKLGMPQFLSSEAQSLLRALFKRNPANRLGSGTDGAEEIKRHPFYSTIDWNKLYRREIKPPFKPAVARPDDTFYFDTEFTSRTPKDSPGIPPSAGAHQLFRGFSFVATGLMEDGMVKPTQAPLHSVVQQLHGKSLQFNEGYVVRETIGVGSYSVCKRCIHKSTNMEYAVKIIDKSKRDPSEEMEILLRYGQHPNIITLKDVYDDGKHVFLVTELMRGGELLDRILRQKCFSEREASSVLHTICKTVEYLHSQGVVHRDLKPSNILYVDESGNPESIRICDFGFAKQLRAENGLLMTPCYTANFVAPEVLKRQGYDEGCDIWSLGILLYTMLAGYTPFANGPSDTPEDILSRIGGGKFTLKGGNWDTVSEAAKGLVTKMLHIDPHQRLTAKQVLQHPWITQKDRLPQSQLSHQDVQLVKGAMVATYSALNRSKPSPQLKPIESSILAQRRVKKLPSTSL, from the exons ATGTGGGTTGGGTTAACAGTCGCTGCAATTTGTGGATGCAGCCTTCTGGGTCTTCCCTCTTTCCTTTCCTGCAGG GATGAAGGTATCGTGAAAGAAATTAACATCACACACCATGTGAAGGAGGGCTCTGAGAAGGCTGATCCTTCGCAGTTTGAACTTCTCAAAGTTCTGGGCCAAGGCTCTTTTGGCAAA GTCTTTTTAGTAAGAAAAATCACCCCACCTGACAATGGCCAACTCTATGCCATGAAGGTACTGAAGAAAGCAACCTTGAAAG TGCGTGATCGCGTAAGGACAAAAATGGAAAGGGACATCTTAGCTGATGTGAACCATCCCTTTGTGGTGAAACTGCACTATG CATTCCAGACAGAGGGCAAACTCTATCTCATCTTGGATTTCTTGAGAGGAGGAGATCTTTTCACTCGGCTTTCCAAAGAG GTAATGTTCACTGAGGAAGATGTGAAGTTCTACCTAGCTGAGCTGGCTTTGGGGCTTGATCATTTACACAGCCTGGGAATCCTATACCGAGACCTCAAACCAGAGAA CATCCTCTTGGATGAAGAAGGACACATCAAACTCACAG ATTTTGGTTTGAGTAAAGAAGCCATTGATCATGAGAAGAAAGCATATTCCTTCTGTGGGACAGTGGAATatatggcaccagaagttgtgaATCGTCAGGGCCACACCCACAGCGCTGACTGGTGGTCATATGGTGTATTAATG TTTGAGATGCTCACTGGCTCCCTGCCATTCCAGGGAAAAGACCGTAAGGAGACAATGACCTTCATTCTCAA AGCAAAGCTGGGCATGCCTCAGTTCCTGAGCTCCGAAGCACAGAGTCTCCTGCGAGCCCTTTTCAAAAGAAATCCAGCCAACAGATTAG GTTCTGGTACAGATGGGGCAGAAGAGATAAAGCGTCACCCTTTCTACTCCACCATTGACTGGAAT AAGCTATATCGCAGGGAGATCAAACCACCTTTCAAACCTGCAGTGGCACGACCAGATGACACCTTTTATTTTGACACAGAGTTCACCTCTCGTACGCCGAAAG ACTCCCCTGGAATTCCCCCGAGTGCGGGGGCCCATCAGCTCTTCCGAGGGTTCAGTTTTGTGGCAACTGGATTGATGGAGGATGGCATGGTCAAACCTACCCAGGCACCTCTGCATTCTGTGGTACAG CAGCTGCATGGCAAGAGTCTCCAGTTTAATGAAGGCTACGTAGTGAGGGAGACAATCGGTGTGGGCTCCTATTCAGTGTGTAAACGCTGCATTCATAAATCCACCAACATGGAATATGCCGTCAAG ATCATTGATAAGAGTAAACGAGACCCTTCTGAGGAAATGGAGATCCTCCTGCGGTACGGGCAGCATCCAAACATCATCACACTGAAAGAT GTGTATGATGATGGGAAGCATGTTTTCCTGGTGACTGAGCTGATGAGAGGAGGGGAGCTGCTGGACAGGATCCTCAGACAGAAGTGTTTCTCTGAGCGGGAGGCCAGTTCTGTGCTGCACACGATCTGTAAAACTGTAGAGTATCTGCATTCTCAAGGG GTAGTTCATCGAGACTTGAAACCCAGCAACATTCTCTACGTGGATGAGTCTGGAAACCCAGAGAGCATTCGCATTTGTGACTTTGGCTTTGCCAAGCAGCTGAGAGCTGAGAATGGCCTTCTCATGACCCCTTGCTACACTGCAAACTTCGTGGCCCCTGAG GTACTAAAACGTCAAGGCTACGATGAGGGATGTGACATCTGGAGTTTAGGGATACTCCTCTATACGATGCTGGCAGG ataCACTCCTTTTGCAAATGGGCCCAGTGACACCCCAGAGGACATCTTGAGCCGAATAGGCGGGGGGAAGTTCACTCTCAAAGGAGGAAATTGGGACACGGTTTCTGAGGCAGCCAAG GGTCTGGTTACAAAGATGCTCCATATTGATCCTCATCAGCGCCTGACAGCCAAACAAGTTCTGCAGCATCCCTGGATAACACAGAAGGATAGGTTACCCCAGAGCCAGCTGAGTCACCAGGATGTACAGCTTGTAAAG GGAGCCATGGTTGCAACATACTCTGCATTAAATCGCTCCAAGCCAAGCCCCCAGCTGAAGCCCATTGAGTCATCCATTCTGGCACAGAGGCGGGTGAAGAAGCTCCCCTCCACCTCACTGTAG